A single window of Narcine bancroftii isolate sNarBan1 chromosome 13, sNarBan1.hap1, whole genome shotgun sequence DNA harbors:
- the mrps12 gene encoding small ribosomal subunit protein uS12m codes for MFPLRIVQTWASLYPGVARLTGSSLLQRLAQPGLMLPPSVHWQNGQTMATLHQMHKAGKPKKQPPKLGPTFGRPQLKGVVLKTMIRKPKKPNSANRKCARVRLSNGKEVICFIPGEGHNLQEHHIVLVEGGRTQDLPGVKLKVVRGKYDCAHVQKK; via the exons ATGTTTCCTCTGCGAATTGTTCAGACCTGGGCATCGTTGTATCCAG GAGTAGCAAGGCTGACGGGTTCCTCCCTCCTCCAGCGGTTGGCCCAGCCAGGGCTAATGCTGCCTCCTTCCGTTCACTGGCAGAATGGGCAGACCATGGCAACCCTCCACCAGATGCACAAGGCTGGCAAGCCCAAGAAGCAGCCCCCAAAGCTAGGCCCCACCTTCGGGCGCCCCCAGCTGAAGGGGGTGGTGCTGAAGACCATGATTCGCAAACCCAAGAAGCCCAACTCGGCCAACCGCAAGTGCGCCCGGGTCAGACTCAGCAACGGCAAGGAGGTGATCTGCTTCATTCCGGGGGAAGGTCACAATCTGCAGGAGCACCACATCGTGCTGGTGGAGGGAGGCAGGACACAGGACCTGCCAGGCGTCAAGCTCAAGGTTGTGCGGGGGAAGTACGACTGTGCGCATGTCCAAAAGAAGTAG